One window from the genome of Chaetodon trifascialis isolate fChaTrf1 chromosome 20, fChaTrf1.hap1, whole genome shotgun sequence encodes:
- the dcp2 gene encoding m7GpppN-mRNA hydrolase isoform X1, with protein MFSANMETKRVEIPSDVLDDLCSRFILHIPSEERDNAIRVCFQIELAHWFYLDFCMQNLPGAPHCGIRDFAKAVFHHCPFLLPHGEDVQKVLEQWKEYKMGVPTYGAIILDESLENVLLVQGYLAKSGWGFPKGKVNEDEAPHDCAVREVLEETGFDIKNRICKDMYIEQKITDQLVRLYIIPGVSKDTKFNPKTRKEIRNIEWFPIEKLPCHRNDMTPKSKLGLAPNRFFMAIPFIRPLREWLSRLKGESTDSDEDFMNNGNTPCKPSDNARSKSRRLTGTDAFPGDGWAKHKQQKALGQLSQYELNQNPNLKGNGKKCQDSPYVKKGASDNGAGNQQVKILLKEDKRIQPRRLQDSFERDLAPCSSIDDQTIHSRVCEHLLSSKAFLNFRFDRDAIMKCFDY; from the exons ATGTTTTCAGCCAATATGGAAACAAAAAGAGTGGAGATCCCCTCCGACGTACTGGACGACCTCTGCAG CCGGTTCATCCTGCACATCCCCAGTGAGGAGAGGGACAACGCTATCCGGGTGTGCTTCCAGATCGAGCTGGCCCACTGGTTCTACCTGGACTTTTGCATGCAGAACCTTCCAGGAGCTCCTCACTGTGGGATAAGAGACTTTGCCAAAGCAG TCTTCCATCACTGTCCGTTTCTTTTGCCTCATGGAGAGGATGTGCAGAAAGTCCTGGAGCAGTGGAAGGAGTATAAGATGGGTGTACCTACCTATGGAGCAATAATTCTAGATGAATCGCTAGAAAAC GTACTGCTTGTTCAGGGCTACCTTGCGAAGTCAGGCTGGGGCTTTCCAAAGGGGAAAGTTAATGAGGATGAAGCTCCTCATGACTGTGCAGTTCGTGAA GTGTTGGAGGAGACGGGCTTTGACATCAAGAATCGCATCTGCAAAGACATGTACATAGAGCAGAAAATCACTGACCAGCTCGTGCGCCTCTACATTATACCAGGAGTGTCAAAGGATACCAAGTTCAACCCCAAAACTAGGAAGGAGATCAGG AACATTGAATGGTTTCCTATTGAGAAGCTGCCGTGTCACAGGAATGACATGACCCCAAAGTCTAAACTTGGACTTGCCCCCAACAGGTTTTTCATGGCTATTCCATTCATAAG ACCGCTGCGAGAATGGCTCAGCAGGCTGAAAGGCGAGTCAACAGACAGTGATGAGGACTTCATGAACAACGGCAACACTCCATGCAAACCCTCAGACAATGCTCG GTCAAAATCCCGCCGCCTCACAGGTACAGATGCGTTTCCAGGAGATGGTTGGGcgaaacacaagcagcagaagGCTCTGGGCCAGCTGAGCCAGTATGAGCTGAACCAG AACCCAAACTTGAAAGGCAATGGGAAGAAATGTCAGGACTCGCCTTATGTGAAGAAAGGAGCCAGTGACAATGGAGCCGGCAACCAGCAGGTGAAAATCCTATTA AAAGAAGATAAAAGAATCCAACCCAGAAGACTGCAAGACAGTTTTGAGAGAG ATTTGGCTCCATGCAGCTCCATAGATGACCAGACCATCCACAGCAGAGTCTGTGAGCACCTGCTGTCCTCCAAGGCGTTCCTCAACTTCAGATTTGACAGAGACGCcatcatgaaatgttttgacTACTGA
- the dcp2 gene encoding m7GpppN-mRNA hydrolase isoform X2, with protein sequence MFSANMETKRVEIPSDVLDDLCSRFILHIPSEERDNAIRVCFQIELAHWFYLDFCMQNLPGAPHCGIRDFAKAVFHHCPFLLPHGEDVQKVLEQWKEYKMGVPTYGAIILDESLENVLLVQGYLAKSGWGFPKGKVNEDEAPHDCAVREVLEETGFDIKNRICKDMYIEQKITDQLVRLYIIPGVSKDTKFNPKTRKEIRNIEWFPIEKLPCHRNDMTPKSKLGLAPNRFFMAIPFIRPLREWLSRLKGESTDSDEDFMNNGNTPCKPSDNARSKSRRLTGTDAFPGDGWAKHKQQKALGQLSQYELNQNPNLKGNGKKCQDSPYVKKGASDNGAGNQQKEDKRIQPRRLQDSFERDLAPCSSIDDQTIHSRVCEHLLSSKAFLNFRFDRDAIMKCFDY encoded by the exons ATGTTTTCAGCCAATATGGAAACAAAAAGAGTGGAGATCCCCTCCGACGTACTGGACGACCTCTGCAG CCGGTTCATCCTGCACATCCCCAGTGAGGAGAGGGACAACGCTATCCGGGTGTGCTTCCAGATCGAGCTGGCCCACTGGTTCTACCTGGACTTTTGCATGCAGAACCTTCCAGGAGCTCCTCACTGTGGGATAAGAGACTTTGCCAAAGCAG TCTTCCATCACTGTCCGTTTCTTTTGCCTCATGGAGAGGATGTGCAGAAAGTCCTGGAGCAGTGGAAGGAGTATAAGATGGGTGTACCTACCTATGGAGCAATAATTCTAGATGAATCGCTAGAAAAC GTACTGCTTGTTCAGGGCTACCTTGCGAAGTCAGGCTGGGGCTTTCCAAAGGGGAAAGTTAATGAGGATGAAGCTCCTCATGACTGTGCAGTTCGTGAA GTGTTGGAGGAGACGGGCTTTGACATCAAGAATCGCATCTGCAAAGACATGTACATAGAGCAGAAAATCACTGACCAGCTCGTGCGCCTCTACATTATACCAGGAGTGTCAAAGGATACCAAGTTCAACCCCAAAACTAGGAAGGAGATCAGG AACATTGAATGGTTTCCTATTGAGAAGCTGCCGTGTCACAGGAATGACATGACCCCAAAGTCTAAACTTGGACTTGCCCCCAACAGGTTTTTCATGGCTATTCCATTCATAAG ACCGCTGCGAGAATGGCTCAGCAGGCTGAAAGGCGAGTCAACAGACAGTGATGAGGACTTCATGAACAACGGCAACACTCCATGCAAACCCTCAGACAATGCTCG GTCAAAATCCCGCCGCCTCACAGGTACAGATGCGTTTCCAGGAGATGGTTGGGcgaaacacaagcagcagaagGCTCTGGGCCAGCTGAGCCAGTATGAGCTGAACCAG AACCCAAACTTGAAAGGCAATGGGAAGAAATGTCAGGACTCGCCTTATGTGAAGAAAGGAGCCAGTGACAATGGAGCCGGCAACCAGCAG AAAGAAGATAAAAGAATCCAACCCAGAAGACTGCAAGACAGTTTTGAGAGAG ATTTGGCTCCATGCAGCTCCATAGATGACCAGACCATCCACAGCAGAGTCTGTGAGCACCTGCTGTCCTCCAAGGCGTTCCTCAACTTCAGATTTGACAGAGACGCcatcatgaaatgttttgacTACTGA
- the cenpa gene encoding histone H3-like centromeric protein A — translation MRHDTSASRRKGKTPQRRPPQPDPKSSGATSRSPRRSGVSKQPPASPKKRRFRPGTRALMEIRKYQKSTDLLLRKGPFSRLVREVCESFSREALRWQVYALLALQEAAEAFLVLLFSDANLCAIHAKRVTLFPRDIQLARRIRGVDNL, via the exons ATGCGTCATGATACATCTGCCAGCCGTCGGAAGGGGAAAACGCCTCAACGTCGGCCCCCGCAGCCAGACCCAAAGTCTTCTGGTGCAACATCCAGGAGCCCAAGACGGAGTGGAGTGTCAA AGCAGCCTCCCGCGTCTCCCAAGAAAAGAAGGTTTCGTCCAGGAACCAGGGCCTTAATGGAGATTCGCAAGTACCAGAAGAGCACAGATCTGCTGCTCAGGAAGGGACCCTTCTCTCGCCTG GTTCGTGAGGTGTGTGAGAGTTTTTCCAGAGAGGCGCTCAGGTGGCAGGTCTATGCTCTTCTTGCCCTGCAGGAG GCTGCAGAGGCATTTCTTGTCTTGTTATTCTCAGATGCCAACCTATGTGCCATCCACGCCAAGCGGGTCACCCTGTTCCCCCGTGACATTCAGCTGGCCAGGAGGATACGCGGGGTGGATAACCTGTGA
- the psmb10 gene encoding proteasome subunit beta type-10 produces MLHSLKPCELQAGGFSFENSRRNAVLEANFSELGYKAPGARKTGTTIAGIVYKDGVILGADTRATDDMVVADKNCMKIHYIAPKIYCCGAGVAADAEITTQIMSSNVELHTLNTGRPPLVAMVTRQLKQMLFRYQGHVGSSLIVGGVDVTGAHLYSVYPHGSYDKLPFLTMGSGAAAAVSVFEDRFKPNMELEEAKQLVQDAIAAGIFCDLGSGSNVDLCVITEAGVEYLRGYDKPTMKGKREGQYRYKPGTTAVLTKTVTPLSLDVVSESVQIMHTE; encoded by the exons ATGCTTCACAGTCTGAAGCCCTGTGAGCTGCAGGCTGGAGGGTTCAGCTTCGAAAACAGCCGCAG AAATGCAGTGTTGGAGGCCAATTTTTCAGAGCTCGGCTACAAAGCCCCCGGTGCAAGAAAGACAGGGACCACCATCGCTGGGATTGTTTACAAG GATGGCGTGATCCTGGGAGCAGACACCAGGGCTACAGACGACATGGTGGTGGCTGACAAAAACTGCATGAAGATCCATTATATTGCTCCAAAGATCTA ctgctgtggCGCCGGCGTGGCTGCAGATGCAGAGATCACCACACAGATCATGTCATCCAATGTGGAACTGCACACGCTCAACACGGGGCGACCCCCCCTcgttgccatggtaaccagACAGCTGAAACAGATGCTGTTCAG ATACCAGGGTCACGTCGGTTCATCTCTGATCGTTGGAGGAGTCGATGTGACTGGAGCTCACCTGTACAGTGTTTACCCCCACGGCTCCTACGACAAACTGCCTTTCCTTACCATGG gctctggagctgcagctgctgtctctgtttttgAGGACAGATTCAAACCAAACATGGAG CTGGAGGAGGCGAAGCAGCTTGTACAAGATGCCATCGCTGCAGGGATTTTCTGTGACCTGGGATCAGGCAGCAATGTGGACTTGTGTGTCATCACTGAAGCTGGAGTGGAATACCTGCGAGGCTACGACAAACCCACGATGAAGGGGAAGAG AGAGGGACAGTACAGGTATAAACCCGGCACCACGGCTGTCCTGACCAAAACTGTGACCCCGCTCTCTCTGGATGTGGTCAGCGAATCTGTTCAGATCATGCACActgaataa